The Solanum pennellii chromosome 11, SPENNV200 genome contains a region encoding:
- the LOC107004578 gene encoding uncharacterized protein LOC107004578 — protein sequence MTSLAIFNQWTVMAEHNNQTLTMNVPSVRTFKKINPLIHFHKLSLYNHHSHFQLCFSQSYYNNTHENPHSFVTKSFILIIFSFALLSLRIISTILLPEFPQRWSRLIAFSKQAELEVMSSCPHHLIRAVVAYEDRRFFSHFGVDPVGIARAVLSLSSRGGGSTITQQLVKISFLKNERTFLRKTVEMILALALEGTISKMEILSAYLCKIYWGHGIFDIQSASELYFGKHISLLSLGECAMLAAMIPAPELRSPFRDSSRGKTFQARVLKRMVEFGFLDVEMASIAVKQHLRFNSGSPDHPDGSLVISSFSKENSSTNTKSDGDLFSTIKRVWDWEAESKIWEVKEDMDRWATGIKRLENIDDSKFKSKLLFIIRVLLPKCIKEKQQIFASVIWCSRYKNYILI from the exons ATGACCTCACTGGCCATCTTCAATCAATGGACAGTCATGGCGGAACACAATAACCAAACACTCACCATGAATGTACCCTCTGTGAGAACATTCAAGAAAATCAACCCATTAATCCATTTCCATAAACTCTCGCTTTACAATCATCATTCGCATTTCCAACTTTGCTTTTCACAATCTTACTACAATAATACTCACGAAAATCCCCATTCATTTGTGACAAAAAGTTTCATTCTTATAATCTTCTCATTCGCTCTTCTTTCCCTTCGTATAATTTCCACTATTCTTCTTCCTGAGTTTCCTCAAAGATGGAGTCGGCTCATTGCATTCTCTAAACAAGCTGAATTGGAGGTGATGAGTAGTTGTCCACACCATTTGATCCGAGCTGTGGTTGCCTATGAGGATAGACGATTCTTTAGCCATTTTGGCGTCGACCCAGTTGGTATTGCTCGTGCTGTGTTGTCACTCTCGTCTCGTGGTGGCGGAAGCACCATTACCCAACAG CTTGTCAAAATCTCATTCTTGAAGAATGAACGCACATTCTTGAGGAAAACTGTTGAGATGATTCTGGCTTTAGCACTCGAGGGAACAATCTCAAAAATGGAAATCTTGAGTGCTTATTTGTGTAAG ATATATTGGGGACATGGTATTTTTGATATTCAATCTGCATCAGAATTGTATTTTGGAAAGCACATATCCCTTCTTAGCTTGGGAGAATGTGCTATGCTTGCAGCAATGATACCAGCGCCAGAGCTCCGGTCACCATTCAGGGACAGTAGCAG AGGAAAAACTTTCCAGGCTAGAGTTCTGAAAAGGATGGTGGAATTCGGATTTCTTGATGTAGAGATGGCAAGCATTGCTGTAAAACAACATCTCAGATTTAATTCTGGAAGCCCGGATCATCCAGATGGGTCCTTGGTTATATCGTCTTTCTCCAAAGAG AATTCAAGTACCAACACAAAGTCTGATGGAGATTTATTCTCGACCATTAAGAGAGTTTGGGACTGGGAAGCAGAAAGCAAAATCTGGGAAGTGAAAGAGGACATGGACAGATGGGCAACTGGTATAAAACGATTGGAAAACATCGATGATTCCAAGTTCAAATCAAAACTTCTTTTCATTATCAGAG TGCTTTTGCCAAAGTGCATTAAAGAGAAACAACAAATTTTTGCCAGTGTTATTTGGTGCTCaagatataaaaattacatTCTTATTTAA
- the LOC114074957 gene encoding G-type lectin S-receptor-like serine/threonine-protein kinase At5g35370, giving the protein MEFILFFLILSLSSIPVFGFTLTEFVYPNFTASNFQFVDSTGSFLVSRNGTFKAAIFNPGPEQVNFYLCVIHAESNTIIWSANGDAPVSTSGIMRLTKNGISITEKDGSFKWSTPPLKLAVYAMQLTEVGNLLLLDQFNGTLWQSFNNPTDTIVIGQKLRVGMMLSSAIAGDDLSTGRYRLSLTTSDAMLQWQGLTYWKLSMETKAYTNSNYAVEYMSVNQTGLYLFGQGGSVVVIMVNLLQSTFRIAKLDGSGQLIVISFVGSDIKRDFVGPVDGCRVPYACGGLGVCTSDVLSDNPKCSCPANFNLGSHNSSSCVPSDSSYSLPVSCHSTNHSNLSNYSSMLYIGLGYGMDYFTTDFTKPFRDGVNLSICQNLCSVDCSCLGIFYANLSGSCYKLEDEIGSIMLRTSRNDDLLGFVKTLVGVSTTLENNDNFDQEAEDFPLVAIVILPFTGIFLLMALGFILWIRSRPQRMGKIESKISQPSSPSSENLDAFSIPGLPVRFQYKQLKAATDNFKTQIGTGGFGAVYKGVLPDNTVVAVKKIINLGIQGQRDFCTEIAIIGNIHHINLVKLKGFCAQGRQRLLVYEYMNRGSLDRTLFGHAPVLEWQERVEIALGSARGLAYLHSGCEQKIVHCDVKPENILLHDNFQAKISDFGLSKLLNREESSLFTTMRGTRGYLAPEWLTSSAISDKTDVYSFGMVLLEIVSGRKNCSLRTLSHSLDDSATGDHSSSLSAQGLVYFPLFALEMHEQGRYLELADPKLEGRVSGGDVEKFVRIALCCVHEEPCLRPTMVSVVSMLEGEIPPTAPRMESLNFLRFYGRRFSEASNVEEAGGQIDAMLYPQANTSHTTSRSISNAYFSYISSQQISGPR; this is encoded by the coding sequence ATGGAgttcattttattctttctcattttatcttTGTCCAGTATTCCTGTCTTTGGTTTTACGTTGACAGaatttgtctatcccaacttTACGGCTTCCAATTTCCAATTTGTCGATAGCACCGGAAGTTTCTTGGTTTCTCGCAATGGAACATTCAAAGCTGCTATCTTCAATCCCGGTCCTGAAcaagttaatttttatttatgtgttatCCATGCTGAATCCAATACCATTATCTGGTCTGCAAATGGTGATGCACCTGTTTCAACTTCAGGAATCATGAGGTTGAccaagaatggtattagtattACTGAAAAAGATGGCAGTTTTAAATGGTCAACTCCACCACTAAAGTTAGCAGTATACGCGATGCAGCTAACTGAGGTTGGAAATCTCCTTCTCCTTGATCAGTTTAATGGGACACTTTGGCAAAGCTTTAATAATCCGACAGATACAATTGTAATTGGACAGAAGTTGCGTGTTGGCATGATGCTTTCAAGTGCAATAGCAGGTGATGACTTGTCAACGGGTCGTTACAGGCTTTCTTTGACAACTTCCGATGCTATGTTACAGTGGCAAGGTCTGACATACTGGAAATTGTCCATGGAAACCAAAGCTTATACTAATTCAAATTATGCAGTGGAATACATGTCTGTCAATCAAACAGGTCTTTATCTTTTTGGTCAAGGTGGTTCTGTAGTTGTGATAATGGTGAACTTGTTACAATCCACTTTTAGAATTGCCAAATTGGATGGCTCAGGTCAGTTGATAGTTATTAGTTTTGTTGGTTCTGACATTAAACGAGATTTTGTTGGGCCAGTGGATGGGTGTAGAGTACCTTATGCTTGCGGAGGGCTTGGTGTATGCACCTCTGATGTGTTATCAGATAATCCTAAATGTTCCTGTCCTGCTAACTTCAATCTTGGATCACATAATTCAAGCAGCTGTGTGCCTAGTGATAGTTCCTATTCTTTGCCAGTTTCTTGTCATTCCACGAACCACAGCAATCTGTCAAATTATTCCTCCATGTTGTACATAGGACTTGGCTATGGTATGGACTACTTCACTACTGATTTTACCAAGCCCTTCAGGGATGGGGTAAATTTGTCCATTTGTCAAAATCTCTGCTCAGTAGACTGTTCATGCTTGGGGATATTTTATGCGAACTTGTCTGGTTCTTGTTACAAACTTGAAGATGAAATAGGGTCAATTATGTTAAGGACAAGTAGAAATGATGATCTGTTGGGATTTGTTAAGACCCTGGTTGGAGTTTCAACAACCTTAGAAAACAATGATAATTTTGATCAGGAAGCTGAAGACTTCCCTTTAGTTGCAATAGTGATCTTACCTTTCACAGGAATCTTCCTACTCATGGCGCTGGGTTTCATTTTGTGGATAAGATCTAGACCCCAAAGAATGGGAAAGATAGAATCGAAAATAAGCCAACCCAGTTCTCCTTCTTCAGAGAACCTGGATGCCTTCTCCATTCCAGGATTACCTGTACGGTTTCAGTACAAACAGCTTAAGGCTGCAACTGATAATTTCAAGACTCAAATTGGCACAGGAGGCTTTGGTGCTGTATATAAGGGTGTGCTCCCGGACAACACTGTGGTTGCAGTAAAGAAGATAATAAATTTAGGCATTCAAGGGCAGAGAGACTTTTGTACTGAGATTGCAATCATTGGCAATATTCACCACATAAACTTGGTCAAGTTGAAAGGTTTCTGTGCCCAAGGGAGACAACGCCTATTggtttatgaatatatgaaccGTGGATCGCTTGATCGCACTCTTTTTGGTCATGCACCTGTATTGGAATGGCAAGAACGGGTTGAAATAGCTCTTGGTTCTGCCCGCGGACTTGCATACTTGCACAGTGGCTGTGAACAAAAGATTGTCCACTGTGATGTGAAGCCAGAGAACATTCTCTTGCACGATAATTTTCAGGCAAAAATATCTGATTTTGGCCTCTCCAAGCTGCTGAATCGGGAAGAATCCAGTCTATTCACAACAATGAGGGGGACTCGTGGCTACCTTGCTCCTGAATGGCTCACAAGTTCTGCAATCTCAGATAAAACGGATGTGTATAGCTTTGGAATGGTACTCCTTGAAATTGTAAGTGGAAGGAAAAACTGCTCTTTAAGAACACTAAGTCACAGCCTTGATGATAGTGCCACTGGAGATCACTCATCATCTTTATCTGCACAGGGACTAGTTTATTTCCCTTTATTTGCATTAGAGATGCATGAGCAAGGAAGGTACCTTGAACTTGCTGACCCAAAACTTGAAGGGCGGGTCAGTGGTGGAGATGTTGAGAAGTTTGTGCGGATAGCATTGTGCTGTGTCCATGAGGAGCCATGTCTCAGGCCAACTATGGTTAGTGTTGTTAGTATGTTAGAGGGCGAGATACCACCGACTGCACCAAGAATGGAATCTCTTAACTTTTTACGCTTCTATGGGCGACGTTTTTCAGAGGCATCAAACGTGGAAGAAGCTGGAGGCCAGATTGATGCCATGTTATATCCGCAGGCAAATACTTCTCATACAACTTCTCGGAGCATCTCTAATGCTTACTTCTCTTATATTTCGTCCCAACAGATCTCTGGTCCAAGATAG